A single window of Terriglobales bacterium DNA harbors:
- the cysS gene encoding cysteine--tRNA ligase: protein MALRLFNTLSGKVEEFRPREDKVVRMYSCGPTVYDYGHIGNFRTFVFVDLLRRFLRQSGYQLRHVMNITDVDDRIIENSARLGLTVRQYTQKYEQAFLEDSETLNLERPEILARATEHIPEMAAFIAQLAQKGFAYRADDGSYYFRIAGFPGYGKLSKKDLAGMEDGARVDSDRFDKEEARDFALWKAPKPGEASWQTAIGPGRPGWHIECSAMARQFLGDTLDMHLGGEDLVFPHHENEIAQSEALTGKPFARFWVHARFLLVEGEKMSKSLGNFFTLRDLILRGHKPSSIRYLLASVPYTKQLNFTFDALRAAAASVERLRNFRLRLETAKFAEGSNPQMAELARATQSRATAALDDDMNTAAALGAVFDLVREANAAADAGQMRQGDVAPLLAALDQFDQIFAVLGDDDLGKVRKVLEWARREGREKDITPEAQALAAEAQLSDAEVERFIAERQAARQARDFKKSDALRDQLAAAGILLEDTKDGVRWKRK from the coding sequence ATGGCTCTGCGTCTCTTCAACACGCTCTCCGGCAAAGTGGAGGAGTTCCGCCCGCGCGAGGACAAGGTGGTCCGCATGTACTCCTGCGGGCCCACCGTCTACGACTACGGCCACATCGGCAACTTCCGCACCTTCGTCTTCGTGGACCTGCTGCGCCGCTTCCTGCGCCAGAGCGGCTACCAGCTCCGCCACGTCATGAACATCACCGACGTGGACGACCGCATCATCGAGAACTCCGCCCGCCTCGGCCTGACCGTCCGGCAGTACACGCAAAAGTACGAGCAGGCCTTCCTGGAGGACTCCGAGACCCTGAATCTCGAGCGCCCCGAGATCCTGGCGCGCGCCACCGAGCACATCCCCGAGATGGCCGCCTTCATCGCCCAACTCGCCCAGAAAGGCTTCGCCTACCGCGCCGACGACGGCTCCTACTACTTCCGCATCGCCGGCTTTCCCGGCTACGGCAAGCTCTCCAAGAAGGACCTGGCGGGCATGGAAGACGGCGCCCGCGTGGATTCCGACCGCTTCGACAAGGAGGAGGCCCGCGACTTCGCCCTGTGGAAGGCGCCTAAACCGGGCGAGGCCTCCTGGCAGACCGCGATCGGCCCCGGCCGCCCCGGCTGGCACATCGAGTGCTCGGCCATGGCCCGCCAGTTCCTGGGCGACACCCTGGACATGCACCTGGGCGGCGAAGACCTGGTCTTCCCCCACCACGAGAACGAGATCGCGCAGTCGGAAGCGCTCACCGGCAAACCCTTCGCGCGCTTCTGGGTGCACGCCCGCTTCCTGCTGGTGGAGGGCGAGAAGATGTCCAAGAGCCTGGGCAACTTCTTCACCCTGCGCGACCTCATCCTGCGCGGCCACAAGCCTTCCTCCATCCGCTACCTGCTGGCCTCCGTGCCCTACACCAAGCAGCTCAACTTCACCTTCGACGCGCTGCGCGCCGCCGCCGCCTCGGTGGAGCGGCTGCGCAACTTCCGCCTGCGCCTGGAGACGGCGAAGTTCGCCGAGGGGTCGAACCCGCAGATGGCCGAGCTGGCGCGCGCTACTCAGAGCAGGGCGACCGCCGCCCTCGACGACGACATGAACACCGCCGCCGCCCTGGGTGCCGTCTTCGACCTGGTGCGCGAGGCCAACGCCGCCGCCGACGCCGGCCAGATGCGCCAGGGCGACGTCGCGCCGCTGCTGGCTGCGCTCGACCAGTTCGATCAGATCTTCGCCGTCTTGGGCGACGACGACCTGGGCAAAGTGCGCAAGGTGCTGGAATGGGCCCGGCGCGAGGGCAGGGAAAAGGACATCACCCCCGAGGCGCAGGCGCTGGCGGCCGAGGCCCAGCTCTCCGACGCCGAGGTGGAGAGGTTCATCGCCGAGCGCCAGGCCGCCCGCCAGGCTCGCGACTTCAAGAAATCGGACGCCCTCCGCGACCAGCTCGCCGCCGCCGGCATCCTCCTCGAAGACACCAAGGACGGCGTGCGCTGGAAGCGGAAGTGA